From Cloacibacillus sp.:
TAAGAGAACCAAATCAGTAAAGGTACCTCCCGCGTCAATGCCTAATATTTTACCGTGAATCTGACTGCCCATTCTTATGACCTCCAGTGACGCCTCTGTTTTTTAACTGAATCGCGTACGTCAATTTGCGCAGTGAATCAATGAATCTTGTCCTTATGGCAGAACAACTTATCGCAAAAATAATGAGCACACAGCCCAAAATTTCTGCAGCCGTCGGAATCGCATCGATAAGTAAAAAGCCCAAGATGAAAACGACTACTATTTCAAATGACGTTATTATACTCACAAAAGAGGCAGGAATATAGTTTAAGGCGGAATAAAAGAAAGCATATGCCACAAAAGTACTTGTGACAGCCTGAAATAACGTGATACTCAAGTATTGAAACGTAAAATTAGCAACATCGGCCCAACCAATAAAAATAGTTTTACATATAAAAAGCCCTATGCCGCCGAACAAATTTGAAAAAAAGAGGAGTTTATACTGGTCGATACGTTCTGCTTGCGCTCTTTTTCTTGTAAAAAATACCAACGACGTTATGCCGCATACGGACACACATCCCCACAGAATGCCGGATGTCGGCATTTCTTCAAGATGCGGGACGCCAGCGCCGACCACCGCAACATATACTCCACAGAGAATGAGGATGCCTGAAAAAATATCTCCCCGTCGTGGTTTTTCATGTGCAAAATATAATGACGTGATTGATGTGAATAATGGAAAAGTATAATGAAGTATGATTGCCTCCGATGCAGAGAGATACTGCAGAGACATAGCGTATCCTCCTGTATTGCATATTACAGAAAGAAATGAGGCAACTAAATAAAACTGTTCTTTTTCAAAAAATGCCTTTGTTAAACTTTCCTTTTTAAAAAATAAGAACCACACACCAAGCATACCTACTACGAAAGCGTTTCTTATAACCAAGGCGGACAATACATGTATATTGGCCGCCACCATTAATTTGGCGATGGGGCTTGCCACCCCCCAGAAAAACGTAGCCACTAAAACTAAAATTATACCTTTGAAATATTCCATCTCATATTTTTATATAAGCGGCATATTATCTAAGCATAATGCGTAGAGATAATATTAACCATCTCATCCCTACGCATTTATTAGAAAAATAAACTTACTTCCGATAGTTTCCGTTGTTAAGATATTCCAGCAGATCCTCTTTGCTCATGTTGTCAATGCCTAGGTAAGCTAAGCTATATTTGCTGGTTTCGAAGAAACTCTTCTTATGCATCGCACCTGCAAGAATTATCATTGAATCAATGACAGGCGTAGCTACACCATACTGAACGCCAAGATCATGATAGATCTTGCATCCAACCGGAACATCTTCCGTCAAGTAGCGATGGTTGATATTATTCGGACCTAAATTGCCTTC
This genomic window contains:
- a CDS encoding DMT family transporter, whose amino-acid sequence is MEYFKGIILVLVATFFWGVASPIAKLMVAANIHVLSALVIRNAFVVGMLGVWFLFFKKESLTKAFFEKEQFYLVASFLSVICNTGGYAMSLQYLSASEAIILHYTFPLFTSITSLYFAHEKPRRGDIFSGILILCGVYVAVVGAGVPHLEEMPTSGILWGCVSVCGITSLVFFTRKRAQAERIDQYKLLFFSNLFGGIGLFICKTIFIGWADVANFTFQYLSITLFQAVTSTFVAYAFFYSALNYIPASFVSIITSFEIVVVFILGFLLIDAIPTAAEILGCVLIIFAISCSAIRTRFIDSLRKLTYAIQLKNRGVTGGHKNGQSDSR